In Candidatus Ozemobacteraceae bacterium, one genomic interval encodes:
- a CDS encoding CBS domain-containing protein, with protein sequence MPNGREKETKYFLADLIGADIRSAEGAVPARVVDFTLLLGEKYPRLSHIVIECDAGDRRLVRRDQFARFAPGSLELAQPVSDLPLLSDVPDSVLVRNIWDKQIVDTSDARVVRVNDLQIAEVKGELRLLGVDVGFRGLLRRLGFEKFLCPLIERFSGPLKNEIIGWDIVESVPTNFTHLKLAVPSQKIRELHPADLADILDDLSVQEGLSLLKGLDTETAAETLAEAEAETQAQIIAEMPTERASDILEEMEPDEAVDILQDLEEDKAAEILSHMDAEEANDVRELLKHPENTAGGLMSVGFATIFEEFSVDEAFKHLRLMAVDLEIIYYLYVVNKNDKLLGVVSIRDLLVANPSAKVVDIMNDKLIFVSPDTPQEEVAALISKYDLLALPVLDEDGGMIGVVTIDDVIELLLDNMPRMWKRRALTS encoded by the coding sequence TTCACCCTTCTCCTCGGCGAGAAGTATCCTCGCCTCTCCCATATCGTCATCGAATGCGATGCCGGCGACCGCCGCCTCGTGCGACGCGACCAGTTCGCCCGGTTCGCCCCCGGCTCGCTCGAACTCGCCCAACCGGTATCGGATCTGCCTCTGCTTTCCGACGTCCCCGACTCGGTGCTCGTCCGCAACATCTGGGACAAGCAGATCGTCGACACATCGGACGCGCGCGTCGTGCGGGTGAACGACCTGCAGATCGCCGAAGTCAAAGGGGAACTCCGCCTGCTGGGCGTCGACGTCGGCTTTCGCGGCCTGCTGCGCCGTCTCGGCTTCGAAAAGTTTCTGTGCCCCCTGATCGAACGGTTCTCGGGCCCCCTGAAGAATGAAATCATCGGCTGGGACATCGTCGAAAGCGTACCGACGAATTTCACGCATCTGAAGCTCGCCGTTCCCTCGCAAAAAATCCGCGAGCTCCATCCCGCCGACCTCGCCGACATTCTCGACGACCTCAGCGTCCAGGAAGGCCTCTCCCTGCTGAAAGGGCTCGACACCGAAACGGCCGCCGAAACGCTGGCCGAGGCGGAAGCCGAAACCCAGGCCCAGATCATCGCCGAGATGCCCACCGAACGGGCATCCGACATTCTCGAGGAGATGGAGCCCGACGAAGCCGTCGACATCCTCCAGGACCTCGAGGAGGACAAGGCCGCCGAGATTCTCTCGCACATGGATGCCGAAGAGGCGAACGATGTACGGGAACTGCTGAAGCACCCCGAGAACACGGCGGGCGGCCTCATGAGCGTCGGCTTCGCCACCATCTTCGAGGAGTTTTCCGTCGATGAGGCGTTCAAGCATCTGAGGCTGATGGCGGTCGACCTCGAGATCATCTACTACCTGTACGTCGTGAACAAGAACGACAAGCTGCTGGGCGTCGTCTCGATCCGCGACCTGCTCGTGGCCAATCCGTCCGCAAAAGTCGTCGATATCATGAACGACAAGCTGATTTTCGTCTCGCCCGACACGCCCCAGGAAGAGGTCGCGGCGCTCATCTCCAAATACGATCTGCTCGCGCTTCCCGTTCTCGACGAGGACGGAGGGATGATCGGCGTCGTCACCATCGACGACGTGATCGAACTGCTGCTCGACAATATGCCGCGTATGTGGAAGCGGCGAGCGCTGACGAGCTGA
- a CDS encoding Nramp family divalent metal transporter produces the protein MPQRFLAFARARRRLLAILAVLGPGLITATVDNDSGGIATYSLAGALYGFDLLWTLLPITVLLIITMEMSARLGAATGQGLADLLRERFGVKVTFWMLLTVLMANYGTVISEFAGIASSIDICGTATGYPEVFTWLKYLLIPLLTFGIWKLITEYDYKKIEKFFLISIVFYLAYPISAYLAKPDWGSAMTALVTPKFRFDAGYFFTMIGVIGTTITPWMQFYLQSTLIEKGITLKDYDDAKWEVGLGCVTTDVISFFIIVACAVTLHFTPGAPAVTGIDDIGKALVPLAGAYAGYLFALGLFNASLFGAAILPLSTAFAICEGMGWERGMNKTYDEAPWFYWIFSSLLVTGAAIVLIPGISFLYLAVMRVSQVAQGLILPPFLYFLVKLGDDRSLLGEYANPPWLSRISWASFYILTAIDLVLLSATLKEFFL, from the coding sequence ATGCCGCAGCGCTTTCTCGCCTTTGCCCGCGCCAGACGCCGTCTGCTAGCCATTCTCGCCGTTCTTGGCCCCGGCCTGATCACGGCGACGGTCGACAACGATTCGGGCGGCATCGCCACCTACTCGCTCGCCGGAGCGTTGTACGGGTTCGACCTGCTCTGGACGCTGTTGCCCATCACCGTCCTGCTGATCATCACGATGGAGATGAGCGCCCGGCTCGGGGCCGCGACGGGCCAGGGGCTCGCCGATCTTCTTCGGGAGCGATTCGGGGTGAAGGTCACGTTCTGGATGCTTTTGACCGTGCTGATGGCGAACTACGGCACGGTCATCAGCGAATTCGCTGGAATAGCAAGCTCTATAGATATTTGCGGCACCGCGACGGGGTATCCGGAAGTCTTCACCTGGCTCAAATACCTGCTGATCCCCCTGCTCACCTTCGGCATCTGGAAACTGATCACAGAGTACGACTACAAGAAGATCGAGAAGTTCTTTCTCATCTCGATCGTGTTCTATCTCGCCTACCCGATCTCGGCCTATCTCGCGAAGCCCGACTGGGGAAGCGCGATGACCGCTCTCGTCACCCCGAAATTCCGGTTCGACGCCGGGTATTTCTTCACGATGATCGGCGTCATCGGCACCACCATCACGCCCTGGATGCAGTTCTACCTCCAGTCGACCCTGATCGAGAAAGGGATCACGCTCAAGGATTACGACGACGCGAAATGGGAAGTCGGACTCGGATGTGTGACGACCGATGTCATCTCGTTCTTCATCATCGTCGCCTGCGCCGTCACACTCCACTTCACGCCGGGAGCCCCCGCGGTCACCGGCATCGACGACATCGGAAAAGCCCTCGTTCCGCTCGCAGGCGCGTACGCCGGCTACCTGTTCGCCCTCGGTCTCTTCAATGCGTCATTGTTCGGCGCCGCGATCCTGCCGCTCTCGACGGCGTTCGCGATCTGCGAGGGCATGGGCTGGGAACGCGGCATGAACAAGACCTACGACGAGGCCCCCTGGTTCTACTGGATCTTCTCGTCCCTCCTCGTCACCGGCGCCGCGATCGTGCTGATTCCCGGCATCAGCTTCCTGTATCTGGCCGTCATGCGCGTGTCGCAAGTGGCGCAGGGCCTGATCCTGCCGCCCTTCCTGTATTTTCTCGTCAAACTCGGCGACGACCGCTCCCTGCTCGGAGAATACGCGAACCCGCCCTGGCTCAGCCGCATCTCGTGGGCCAGCTTTTATATTCTTACAGCGATCGATCTCGTCCTGCTGAGCGCCACCCTCAAGGAGTTCTTCCTGTAG
- a CDS encoding CHASE2 domain-containing protein, translating to MFFGIFTALLLSGSLDGLENRTIDWRYRMRALQEPKAKIALVLITDDCLPQLGSWPISRSFYATLVDRLASAGAKTIAFDIMFEDLSSADPGGDAAFIESCRRFGRVLFPQVFYEGYEDSSMTKLSENYSLPFDGLAESAAGFGYINADFEYLNPDGILQKTFLTHRFEDEWYRCYSLAIAEQVTGRRAAITDGGVTLGDTCIPLIDLPPWKPIKGLWHGGTGKAVYINFLGDRQREPFPTCKFSDLVRETALPATFWDVFAPSVSRDASIFRDAIVFVGPSAKGLGDLRITPHGLKPGVIVHANLLENILASNFLEAPSLATQVGLLVVFASFTFGVLCWEGAFVASTAVFAGMLSVYAGFCFLMFSGWRLVLPMTIPLLMSVVQYVVVRFVQLITNLKRANAILSEQNIKLDQKVRELMALHSAGSRFPAILEMSILSREVIAKFCELRGADAGLLVFFEPQSGQAQPLGQVAGTRGETYIQKYRTELAERLRTVFETKRPLTVPGSHLYSSYMPLLVGEACWGAVCLHDTDAERLPWQSENFWATLLGISGTALQNARLYEMACEVSLARQVQANFLPKKPLELNGYRVFGHSRPATQLGGDYFDYFVVDDRHLVVMIADVMGHGVPAALGMAIVKTSVLQRTKDGFSIENLVNTINYTLMNSQERRLMVTAQFTVIDTIEHRATIYHRGHVFPFRRAPDGTWTQQRCTIAPPLGVMKQAQTPGTPVEILPGERWLFYTDGLYESLGEGGEDEMKIVALQTYLGTRPFIPLTDACSDILDHHPSFLTGQPQPDDYTVLLLERVSDSGIPDQEKTAG from the coding sequence TTGTTTTTCGGAATCTTCACGGCCCTTCTCCTGTCCGGCTCGCTCGACGGGCTCGAGAACCGCACCATCGACTGGCGATACCGCATGCGGGCCCTCCAGGAGCCAAAGGCGAAGATCGCCCTCGTTCTCATCACGGATGATTGCCTGCCCCAGCTGGGAAGTTGGCCGATTTCGCGCTCATTCTACGCGACGCTCGTCGACCGCCTCGCTTCCGCCGGGGCAAAAACAATAGCGTTTGATATAATGTTTGAGGATCTCTCTTCCGCCGACCCCGGAGGCGACGCGGCGTTCATCGAGAGCTGCCGCAGATTCGGCCGCGTCCTGTTCCCCCAGGTATTTTACGAGGGGTATGAAGATTCCTCGATGACGAAGCTGAGCGAGAATTATTCCCTTCCCTTCGATGGCCTCGCCGAGTCCGCCGCGGGGTTCGGGTACATCAACGCTGACTTCGAGTATCTGAACCCCGACGGCATTCTGCAGAAGACGTTTCTGACCCATCGATTCGAAGATGAATGGTATCGATGCTATTCCCTCGCGATCGCCGAACAGGTCACGGGCCGGCGTGCCGCCATCACGGACGGGGGGGTGACTCTCGGCGATACGTGCATCCCGCTCATCGACCTGCCGCCCTGGAAGCCGATAAAGGGCCTGTGGCACGGCGGAACGGGGAAAGCGGTCTACATCAATTTCCTTGGCGACAGGCAGAGAGAGCCGTTTCCGACCTGCAAGTTTTCGGATCTCGTCAGGGAAACCGCCCTTCCGGCCACCTTCTGGGACGTGTTTGCCCCGTCGGTCAGCCGTGACGCGTCGATTTTCCGCGACGCGATCGTCTTCGTCGGCCCCTCGGCAAAAGGACTCGGTGACCTCCGGATCACCCCTCACGGATTGAAGCCGGGAGTCATCGTTCATGCGAACCTGCTCGAGAACATTCTCGCGTCGAATTTTCTCGAAGCCCCTTCGTTGGCAACGCAGGTCGGTCTTCTCGTCGTGTTTGCCTCGTTCACGTTCGGCGTTCTCTGCTGGGAAGGCGCCTTCGTTGCCTCGACGGCAGTGTTTGCCGGCATGCTGTCGGTGTATGCCGGTTTCTGTTTCCTGATGTTTTCGGGCTGGCGGCTGGTGCTCCCGATGACAATCCCGCTGCTGATGTCCGTCGTCCAATACGTCGTCGTGCGGTTCGTGCAGTTGATAACCAATCTCAAGCGGGCGAACGCGATTCTCAGCGAGCAGAACATCAAGCTCGATCAGAAGGTGCGGGAACTGATGGCCCTCCACAGCGCCGGAAGCCGCTTTCCGGCGATTCTCGAGATGAGCATCCTGTCGCGGGAGGTCATCGCGAAGTTCTGCGAGCTTCGGGGCGCCGACGCCGGCCTTCTCGTTTTCTTCGAGCCCCAGTCCGGCCAGGCCCAGCCTCTGGGACAGGTCGCCGGCACGCGCGGAGAAACGTATATACAAAAATATAGAACGGAGCTTGCGGAGCGCCTCCGGACCGTCTTCGAGACGAAGCGGCCGCTGACGGTTCCGGGATCGCATTTGTACTCCTCCTATATGCCACTGCTCGTCGGCGAGGCCTGCTGGGGCGCGGTGTGTCTCCATGATACCGATGCTGAGCGGCTTCCCTGGCAAAGCGAGAATTTCTGGGCGACTCTGCTCGGCATTTCCGGCACGGCTCTCCAGAATGCCCGGTTGTACGAGATGGCGTGCGAGGTTTCCCTGGCGCGACAGGTCCAGGCGAACTTCCTTCCGAAGAAGCCGCTCGAACTGAACGGCTACAGGGTTTTCGGCCACTCGCGCCCGGCGACACAGCTGGGAGGCGATTATTTCGACTACTTCGTCGTCGATGACCGCCATCTGGTCGTCATGATCGCCGATGTCATGGGGCATGGCGTCCCGGCTGCGCTCGGCATGGCGATCGTGAAGACCTCCGTCCTTCAGCGGACGAAAGACGGGTTTTCCATCGAGAATCTCGTGAATACGATCAACTATACGCTCATGAACAGCCAGGAGCGGCGTCTCATGGTTACGGCCCAGTTCACCGTGATCGATACGATCGAACATCGGGCGACGATTTACCACCGCGGCCACGTATTCCCGTTCCGGCGAGCTCCGGATGGAACCTGGACCCAGCAGCGATGCACGATCGCTCCGCCACTTGGCGTGATGAAGCAGGCCCAGACTCCCGGCACGCCCGTCGAGATCCTTCCCGGCGAACGATGGTTGTTCTATACGGACGGACTGTACGAATCGCTCGGCGAAGGCGGAGAAGACGAAATGAAGATCGTCGCGCTCCAGACGTATCTCGGAACGCGACCTTTCATTCCGCTGACCGACGCCTGCAGCGACATTCTCGATCATCATCCGTCGTTCCTGACGGGCCAGCCGCAGCCGGACGATTACACGGTTTTGTTGCTCGAAAGGGTTTCGGATTCGGGAATTCCGGACCAGGAGAAAACAGCCGGATAG
- a CDS encoding methyltransferase domain-containing protein has translation MSGHKFDPRNFEKLDNPERLSVFDPDTLFAPLRLPAGAHVVDIGVGTGFYLPALSRLAGSCGTVTALDTEPAMLEHAARRIAGQALSNVTLMRSAEDELPLERGTVDFALLAFVYHEIENPVALMTDLRRVLKSGGRVCIVEWTKAERDKGPPPDHVPSLETIREHVESCGFVVERVEQPSIYCNAILLTC, from the coding sequence ATGAGCGGTCACAAGTTCGACCCCCGGAATTTTGAAAAACTGGACAATCCCGAGCGGCTGTCCGTGTTCGATCCCGACACGCTCTTCGCCCCTCTGCGCCTTCCCGCTGGGGCCCACGTGGTGGATATCGGCGTCGGAACGGGCTTCTATTTGCCCGCGCTCAGCCGGCTGGCCGGCTCCTGCGGAACCGTCACCGCACTCGACACCGAGCCGGCGATGCTCGAGCATGCGGCCCGCAGGATCGCCGGACAGGCGTTGTCCAACGTCACGCTCATGCGGTCTGCCGAAGACGAGCTGCCCCTCGAGCGGGGAACGGTCGATTTCGCCCTCCTGGCCTTCGTCTACCATGAGATCGAGAATCCCGTCGCGCTGATGACCGACCTGCGACGAGTGCTCAAGAGCGGCGGACGGGTCTGCATCGTCGAGTGGACAAAGGCGGAACGCGACAAGGGGCCGCCTCCCGATCACGTGCCGTCCCTCGAAACCATCCGCGAACATGTCGAGAGTTGCGGCTTCGTGGTCGAGCGGGTCGAGCAGCCGAGCATCTATTGCAATGCCATCCTTCTGACATGCTGA
- the aroF gene encoding 3-deoxy-7-phosphoheptulonate synthase produces MIIVLAPWATADHAHKILDHVKTLGLDAHQLQDEYRMIIAVMGDEQPAIDAAFETWAGVERVMPVRQPFQLASREFKPENSFVRVGGDVVFGGDEVHIIAGPCAVENEATALAIAEAVKAHGCKLFRGGAFKPRSSPYAFQGLGEEGLRILSRVREKTGLKIVTEVLDPHDAELIAEHADMLQVGTRNMSNFSLLKTLGEIRKPVLLKRGMSSTIKEFLMAAEYILANGNPNVVLCERGIRTFENYTRFNLDISAVPAIKRLSHLPIIIDPSHATGQWRLVEPVALAGIAAGADGVMIEVHTDPQHALSDGSQALKPERLPGLIEKLRGISGILGRRASFG; encoded by the coding sequence ATGATCATTGTGCTGGCCCCCTGGGCGACGGCAGATCACGCCCATAAAATACTTGACCATGTAAAAACGCTCGGTCTCGACGCGCATCAGCTCCAGGACGAATACCGCATGATCATCGCCGTCATGGGCGACGAGCAGCCCGCGATCGATGCGGCGTTCGAGACCTGGGCCGGCGTCGAACGGGTCATGCCCGTCAGGCAGCCGTTCCAGCTCGCCTCCCGCGAGTTCAAGCCGGAAAACTCGTTCGTTCGCGTCGGCGGGGATGTCGTGTTCGGCGGCGACGAAGTGCATATCATCGCCGGACCGTGCGCCGTCGAGAATGAGGCGACCGCTCTCGCGATCGCCGAAGCGGTAAAGGCTCACGGGTGCAAACTGTTCCGGGGCGGGGCCTTCAAGCCCCGCTCCTCGCCCTATGCCTTTCAGGGGCTGGGCGAGGAAGGATTGCGCATCCTGAGCCGCGTGCGCGAAAAAACGGGCCTCAAGATCGTCACGGAGGTCCTCGATCCGCACGATGCGGAGCTCATCGCGGAACATGCCGACATGCTGCAGGTGGGAACCCGGAACATGTCGAATTTCAGCCTGCTCAAGACCCTGGGCGAAATTCGCAAGCCCGTTCTGCTCAAGCGCGGCATGAGTTCGACGATCAAGGAATTCCTGATGGCGGCCGAGTATATTCTGGCGAATGGAAACCCGAACGTCGTGCTGTGCGAGCGGGGAATCAGGACGTTCGAGAATTACACCCGGTTCAATCTCGACATCAGCGCCGTGCCTGCGATCAAACGGCTTTCGCATCTGCCGATCATCATTGATCCGAGTCATGCGACCGGCCAGTGGCGGCTTGTCGAGCCCGTCGCTCTCGCGGGCATCGCTGCCGGCGCCGACGGCGTGATGATCGAAGTCCATACCGATCCCCAGCACGCCCTGAGCGACGGAAGCCAGGCCCTCAAACCGGAGCGCCTTCCGGGACTGATCGAGAAGCTTCGCGGCATCAGCGGCATTCTCGGCCGGCGCGCATCCTTCGGTTGA
- the hutI gene encoding imidazolonepropionase, with translation MTRRVAAPKAGKPAADLVVHDLDCAVRFPKPYCGKGTPVGWEIREDHRVSIAGLDGVIVWIGPSDRLSDEVRILPDCRFVEGAGLTALPGFVDAHTHLVYAGDRSGEFEMRIAGKSYLEIMAAGGGIMNTVETVRRIDEEDLFEEASERLMEAIEWGATTVEIKSGYGLDLDTEIKMLNVVKMLQAEFPIRIVPTFMGAHAIPPEFKKNPDTFVDLICREWIPQVAKYRLAEFNDVFCEKKAFDVDQTRRILLAGLEHGLKPKIHADEITVIGGVDLAVEVGAVSADHLICTDRKGIKKLAGSGVIPTLLPGTSTYLMEPHHANARAMIEAGLPVAVASDHNPGSCQFLGAGLIQTLAMLQLRMTAGEALIAGTLHAAHALDLGDETGAIEIGRRMDLALIVADSWKSIGYRAGQNQVHTVIANGIVVMTPDGFELE, from the coding sequence ATGACCCGTCGCGTCGCCGCCCCGAAGGCCGGCAAGCCGGCCGCCGATCTCGTCGTTCACGATCTCGACTGCGCCGTCCGGTTTCCGAAACCATACTGCGGCAAGGGCACACCGGTCGGATGGGAGATCCGGGAAGATCACCGGGTCTCGATCGCCGGTCTCGACGGCGTCATCGTCTGGATCGGCCCGTCGGACAGGCTTTCCGATGAAGTCCGGATCCTGCCCGACTGCCGGTTCGTCGAAGGCGCGGGGCTGACGGCGCTTCCGGGCTTTGTCGACGCGCACACGCATCTGGTGTATGCGGGCGACCGCAGCGGCGAGTTCGAGATGCGCATCGCCGGGAAGAGCTATCTCGAGATCATGGCGGCGGGCGGTGGCATCATGAACACCGTCGAGACCGTCCGCCGGATCGACGAGGAGGATCTCTTCGAGGAAGCCTCCGAACGCCTCATGGAGGCGATCGAGTGGGGCGCCACGACGGTCGAGATCAAGAGCGGGTACGGTCTCGACCTCGACACCGAGATCAAGATGCTCAACGTCGTGAAGATGCTCCAGGCCGAGTTCCCGATCCGCATCGTTCCGACCTTCATGGGCGCTCACGCCATCCCGCCGGAGTTCAAGAAGAACCCGGACACGTTCGTCGACCTGATCTGTCGCGAATGGATTCCGCAGGTGGCGAAATACCGGCTGGCCGAATTCAACGACGTGTTCTGCGAGAAGAAGGCGTTCGACGTCGATCAGACCCGGCGCATTCTCCTGGCAGGCCTCGAACACGGTCTCAAACCCAAGATCCACGCCGACGAGATCACCGTCATCGGCGGCGTCGACCTCGCCGTCGAGGTCGGGGCGGTCAGCGCCGACCATTTGATCTGCACCGATCGGAAGGGAATCAAAAAGCTCGCCGGATCGGGCGTCATTCCGACCCTTCTGCCGGGCACGTCCACCTACCTCATGGAACCGCATCACGCGAACGCCCGTGCGATGATCGAGGCCGGCCTGCCCGTGGCGGTCGCGTCCGATCACAATCCCGGAAGCTGTCAGTTCCTCGGCGCCGGGCTGATCCAGACGCTCGCGATGCTCCAGTTGCGCATGACGGCCGGGGAGGCGCTCATCGCCGGGACCCTGCATGCCGCGCATGCCCTTGACCTCGGAGACGAGACGGGCGCGATCGAGATCGGCCGCCGCATGGATCTGGCGCTGATCGTCGCCGATTCCTGGAAGTCGATCGGCTACCGGGCCGGCCAGAACCAGGTGCATACCGTTATAGCGAATGGCATCGTCGTCATGACGCCCGATGGTTTCGAATTGGAGTGA
- the ftcD gene encoding glutamate formimidoyltransferase, with translation MEIIESIINISEGQNKENVDYIVDSIKQTPGCFLLDYSSDADHNRTVITFIGNRQSLMPAVKELYRRALEKIDLRNHKGEHPRMGAVDVVPFVPIQDVTMEETVAFSVDVAKMINETYKVPVYLYEESQKQADRKNLAAIRKGEFEGLPEKMKKPEWKPDFGECAPHESAGASVVGARMPLIAFNVNLGTSDIKIADKIAKAVRGISGGLSSVKGMGVELKERNIVQVSMNMVNYKKSPLFRVFEMIKAEAERYGVPIVGSEIIGLVPQDALFETAEYYLRCENYAPSCVLENKINGVLHSMLPKA, from the coding sequence ATGGAAATCATCGAAAGCATCATCAATATCAGCGAAGGCCAGAACAAGGAAAACGTTGATTATATCGTCGATTCTATCAAACAGACGCCCGGTTGTTTTCTCCTGGACTACTCGTCCGACGCGGATCACAACCGCACCGTCATCACGTTCATCGGCAACCGACAGAGCCTGATGCCCGCCGTGAAGGAACTCTACAGGCGTGCGCTCGAGAAGATCGACCTGCGCAACCACAAGGGCGAGCACCCCCGCATGGGCGCGGTCGATGTCGTTCCGTTCGTTCCGATCCAGGATGTCACGATGGAGGAGACCGTCGCCTTCAGCGTCGACGTGGCGAAGATGATCAACGAGACCTACAAGGTTCCCGTGTATCTCTACGAGGAAAGCCAGAAGCAGGCCGACCGCAAGAACCTCGCGGCCATCCGGAAAGGCGAGTTCGAGGGCCTGCCCGAGAAGATGAAGAAGCCCGAATGGAAGCCTGACTTCGGCGAGTGCGCCCCCCACGAGAGCGCCGGGGCATCCGTCGTCGGGGCCCGCATGCCGCTGATCGCCTTCAACGTGAATCTCGGCACCAGCGATATCAAGATCGCCGACAAGATCGCGAAGGCCGTGCGCGGCATCTCGGGCGGCCTCTCGTCGGTCAAGGGCATGGGCGTCGAACTGAAGGAGCGCAACATCGTCCAGGTTTCCATGAATATGGTAAACTATAAAAAATCGCCGCTGTTCCGCGTGTTCGAGATGATCAAGGCCGAGGCCGAACGCTACGGCGTGCCGATCGTCGGTTCCGAGATCATCGGCCTGGTGCCGCAGGACGCGCTGTTCGAGACGGCCGAATACTACCTGCGCTGCGAGAACTACGCGCCGAGCTGCGTGCTCGAGAACAAGATCAACGGCGTGCTGCACAGCATGCTGCCGAAGGCGTGA
- the hutU gene encoding urocanate hydratase has protein sequence MSQNASNSSKARIVHPPTGTKLSCRNWLTEAAYRMIQHNLDPEVAEKPEELIVYGGIGKAARTWEAFDTILATLRRLKEDETLLVQSGKPVAVFRSHPDAPRVLLVNSMIVPRFANWEYFHELDRKGLIMYGQMTAGSWIYIGTQGILQGTYETLAAVGAKHFGGSLAGTITLTGGLGGMGGAQPLAVTMNDGVCIAVEVDPTRIKRRIDHKYCDVMVASVEEAIAKAKEAKAAKKPLSIGLLGNCAEVLPQMVKMGFVPDVLTDQTSAHDPLNGYIPAGMSLEEAAKLRKSDPAAYVERAKDSIRTHVEAMLALMDKGAITFDYGNNIRTVALDRGLKRAFDFPGFVPAYIRPLFCEGKGPFRWVALSGDPEDIYTTDRELLKLFPENAALKRWIEKAGKQVHFQGLPSRICWLGYGDREKAGVLFNELVRTGKVKAPIVIGRDHLDTGSVASPFRETEAMKDGSDAIADWPILNAMINAVNGATWVSVHHGGGVGMGNSIHAGMVIVADGTPAAEARIRRVLTSDPGMGVVRHADAGYELAVECAKRNGVDMPSL, from the coding sequence ATGTCGCAAAACGCGTCCAACTCGTCTAAGGCCCGCATCGTCCATCCGCCGACCGGCACGAAGCTCAGCTGCCGCAACTGGCTCACCGAGGCTGCCTACCGGATGATCCAGCACAACCTGGATCCCGAGGTCGCCGAGAAACCCGAGGAACTGATCGTCTACGGCGGGATTGGCAAAGCCGCCCGCACGTGGGAGGCGTTCGACACGATTCTCGCCACCCTCAGGCGGCTGAAGGAGGACGAGACCCTGCTCGTTCAGTCGGGCAAGCCGGTCGCCGTGTTCCGTTCGCACCCCGACGCGCCGCGCGTTCTGCTCGTCAACTCGATGATCGTGCCGCGGTTCGCGAACTGGGAATACTTCCACGAACTCGACCGCAAGGGCCTCATCATGTACGGCCAGATGACGGCCGGCTCCTGGATCTACATCGGCACGCAGGGCATCCTGCAGGGCACCTATGAAACGCTCGCCGCGGTCGGCGCCAAACATTTCGGCGGCTCGCTCGCCGGCACGATTACGCTCACCGGCGGCCTCGGCGGCATGGGCGGCGCCCAACCCCTCGCCGTCACGATGAACGACGGCGTCTGCATCGCGGTCGAGGTCGACCCGACCCGCATTAAGCGCCGCATCGACCACAAATACTGCGACGTCATGGTAGCCTCGGTCGAAGAAGCGATCGCGAAGGCGAAAGAGGCGAAGGCCGCGAAGAAGCCGCTGTCGATCGGCCTGCTCGGCAACTGCGCCGAGGTGCTGCCGCAGATGGTGAAGATGGGCTTCGTCCCCGACGTGCTTACCGATCAGACCTCGGCCCACGACCCGCTGAATGGATATATACCTGCAGGTATGTCTCTGGAGGAGGCTGCGAAGCTGCGGAAGAGCGATCCCGCCGCCTACGTCGAGCGGGCGAAAGATTCGATTCGCACCCACGTCGAGGCGATGCTGGCGCTCATGGACAAGGGCGCGATCACGTTCGATTACGGGAACAACATCCGCACCGTCGCGCTCGATCGCGGCCTGAAGCGCGCGTTCGACTTCCCCGGCTTCGTACCGGCCTACATCCGGCCGCTGTTCTGCGAGGGCAAAGGCCCGTTCCGGTGGGTCGCTCTTTCGGGCGATCCCGAGGATATCTACACGACCGACCGCGAGCTGCTGAAGCTGTTCCCCGAGAACGCCGCGCTGAAACGCTGGATCGAGAAGGCCGGAAAACAGGTGCATTTCCAGGGCCTGCCCTCGCGCATCTGCTGGCTCGGTTACGGCGACCGGGAAAAGGCCGGCGTGCTGTTCAACGAGCTCGTGCGTACCGGCAAGGTCAAGGCGCCGATCGTCATCGGCCGCGACCACCTCGACACCGGCTCGGTCGCCTCGCCGTTCCGTGAAACCGAAGCGATGAAGGACGGCTCCGACGCGATCGCCGACTGGCCGATCCTGAACGCGATGATCAATGCCGTGAACGGCGCGACCTGGGTCAGCGTTCATCACGGCGGCGGCGTGGGCATGGGCAACTCGATCCACGCCGGCATGGTCATCGTCGCCGACGGAACGCCGGCCGCCGAGGCCCGCATCCGCCGCGTCCTGACCAGCGACCCGGGCATGGGCGTCGTCCGCCACGCCGACGCCGGCTACGAGCTGGCCGTCGAATGCGCGAAGAGAAACGGCGTCGACATGCCCAGCCTGTGA